One Xenopus tropicalis strain Nigerian chromosome 8, UCB_Xtro_10.0, whole genome shotgun sequence genomic window carries:
- the LOC116406826 gene encoding vomeronasal type-2 receptor 26-like: MPQNEGAHLLGNSYCAFFSLYNIVSVILDDSECLKCPEDKWPDSRKEECLPKPIKFLSYEETLGSTLACISVLFCLLTLSVFCLFIIKRKTPIVKANNRDLSYLLLISLMFGFMCSLAFIGRPNQIMCMIRQVMFAVIFSLCVSTILAKTITVVMIFSATNPDSKLKKLVGLRIPIYIVPVCTMVQVILCIVWLTTDAPFAEYNMAAEIGIIVIECNEGSRVLFASVLGYMGLLASISLFVAFLARKLPDTFNETKFITFSMLVFASVWVTFIPAYLSTKGKQTVAVEIFAILSSSAGCLLCIFSPKCYSILLHPEMNSRQYITGRNARNRGK, from the coding sequence ATGCCACAGAATGAAGGGGCCCACCTCCTGGGGAATTCGTACTGTGCCTTCTTCTCTCTGTATAACATTGTTTCTGTTATTCTAGATGATAGTGAATGTCTCAAGTGCCCAGAAGACAAATGGCCTGATAGCAGAAAAGAAGAGTGTCTACCAAAGCCCATTAAGTTCCTTTCTTATGAAGAGACATTGGGCTCCACTTTAGCTTGTATTTCAGTCTTGTTTTGTCTCCTCACTTTGTCAGTGTTCTGCCTGTTTATAATCAAAAGAAAGACTCCTATAGTGAAGGCAAATAATAGAGATCTCAGTTACCTACTTCTCATCTCCCTCATGTTTGGCTTCATGTGTTCCTTGGCATTCATTGGCAGACCCAACCAGATAATGTGCATGATACGCCAGGTCATGTTTGCTGtcattttttcactttgtgtTTCTACCATACTAGCAAAGACTATCACTGTCGTAATGATATTTAGTGCTACAAATCCAGACAGTAAACTAAAGAAACTAGTGGGACTAAGAATACCCATTTATATTGTCCCAGTGTGTACCATGGTTCAGGTAATTCTATGCATAGTTTGGCTGACCACAGACGCTCCATTTGCagagtacaatatggcagcagAAATAGGAATAATAGTGATTGAGTGCAATGAAGGGTCCAGGGTGTTATTTGCTTCTGTCTTGGGGTACATGGGTCTCTTAGCTTCCATTAGTTTATTTGTTGCCTTTCTGGCTAGGAAGCTCCCTGACACATTTAATGAGACCAAGTTCattacattcagtatgttggtatTTGCCAGTGTTTGGGTGACATTTATACCTGCTTATCTCAGTACCAAGGGGAAACAGACAGTGGCAGTGGAAATCTTTGCTATTCTCTCTTCAAGTGCTGGGTGTCTTTTATGCATCTTTTCCCCAAAATGTTATTCAATATTACTGCACCCAGAAATGAACAGCAGACAGTACATCACAGGGAGAAATGCTAGAAACCGAGGAAAATGA
- the LOC116406827 gene encoding extracellular calcium-sensing receptor-like — protein sequence MESVYRIIGLVKRSRATVIILFCSIENIVPLMEQASFHNITDKVWVGTSGWSITSNFPRTDILTTLNGSLALAAQKGKIPGFKEFLYSIHPSRFPDDPYMKSFWENVFHCIWPGNDTVNNTSPALLKEDIVWCTGEERLDSIDPNIYDVYNFIYSYRTHNAVFAVAHALHQMKNCVPGKGPFKNGSCADIYNHRPWQLLHYLRKVDFNNTAGERIYFDENGDVPQSVEILNWQLFPNGSNQYVSIGSFDFGSLNGEGLSIQLNKILWNGGHSQVPSSVCSDPCPKGYRRAALQGQKICCFDCLPCSEGEILNPNGL from the exons ATGGAGTCTGTCTACCGTATCATTGGTCTTGTCAAGAGATCCAGAGCAACAGTGATCATTTTATTCTGTTCCATAGAAAACATTGTCCCTTTAATGGAACAGGCTTCTTTTCACAATATCACTGACAAAGTGTGGGTGGGAACCTCAGGCTGGTCTATTACTTCTAATTTCCCTAGGACTGACATTTTAACAACCTTAAATGGGAGCCTTGCATTAGCGGCTCAAAAGGGGAAAATTCCAGGCTTTAAGGAGTTTCTTTATAGCATCCATCCTTCCAGATTCCCAGATGATCCTTACATGAAGTCATTTTGGGAGAATGTTTTTCACTGTATTTGGCCAGGAAATGATACAGTCAATAATACATCTCCAGCACTGCTTAAAGAAGACATTGTTTGGTGCACAGGAGAGGAGAGACTGGACAGTATTGATCCCAATATATATGATGTCtataactttatatattcatatagaacACATAATGCAGTCTTTGCAGTAGCTCATGCTTTGCACCAGATGAAGAACTGTGTCCCAGGGAAAGGGCCTTTCAAGAATGGATCTTGTGCTGATATTTATAACCACCGGCCttggcag CTGCTTCATTACCTCAGAAAGGTAGACTTCAACAACACAGCAGGAGAAAGAATATattttgatgagaatggggatgtCCCTCAGTCTGTGGAGATTTTGAACTGGCAGCTGTTCCCTAATGGAAGTAATCAGTATGTCTCTATTGGTAGTTTTGATTTCGGCTCTCTAAATGGCGAGGGGCTCAGTATTCAGCTAAACAAGATTTTATGGAATGGAGGACACAGCCAA GTCCCGAGTTCGGTTTGCAGTGATCCATGCCCCAAAGGCTACAGAAGAGCTGCACTTCAAGGGCAGAAGATCTGCTGCTTTGATTGCCTGCCATGTTCTGAAGGAGAGATTCTCAACCCAAACGGTTTGTAA